From the Cucumis sativus cultivar 9930 chromosome 5, Cucumber_9930_V3, whole genome shotgun sequence genome, the window CGGTGATTTTGTTTGATCCTATGTTGAGGACCTTCAATCCCAAGCCAGAGTTTAACTCTGGAATGATGCCGGTAATTTGATTCTTTGATACATCAATTTCCTCTAGAAATCCACTGGTTTTGCTGTTTAAGATGTTTGAGAGTGACCcagaaatttgatttgagtGAAGATCGAGAGAGGAGAGAACATTTGGCAATTTGAGTTCTGCGAGGTTAAATTTCAGCTGGTTGTTTGAGAGCTTCAGTTTTTGCAGGCTTGACATGTTTGTCAAGAAACTTGAAGTCCTATCAATGAAGTGATTGTCTGAGAAGTCTATGGAGGTTATAGAATCAGGTTTTCTGAAGGTGGGGAGAGCTCCCTTGAGGCCACACCCAGCAAGATGCACTTCTGAGAGTTGCTTGTTTCTGATCCAAGCAGGAACTGTCTCAAAAATGAAGTTGTTATAAGAGAGATCTATTGTCAAAAGTGAAGGGATATTACTTGAAAGAAGGGTTGGCAATGGATCTGACAGCCCATTTCTTGATAAGTTAAGGTTCCATAGATTCTGAAGCTTTGAAATGGAAGCTGGTATCTGACCTCCAAGTTGATTGCCACTGAGAGAGAGAGTGGTAATGGATTTGAGGCCTTCAATTTGGACTGGAATGGTTCCTGTGAGTTTGTTATTGCTTAATAACAAGTCCAAAAGCTTGGACAAGCTGAAAATGGAGATGGGGATTGGCCCTGAAATTTGGTTGTTTGAGAGGTCAATGTAAGTGAGGTTTTTGAACTGACCCACATGATCAGGGATGGCACCGGAGAGTTTGTTGGAGCTGAGATCAAAGTACTGTAAGCTAGAGAAGGTCTTGAAAGTCAGTGGGATTGGACCAGAAAGTGAATTTCTTGCTAAATTTAGCTGGAGAAGGTTATTAAGGTTTCCTATGGTGGGTGGAATCTGCCCTGTCAAATGGTTGCCACTCAAAGAGAGGATCTGAAGAGAAGACAAATGACCTAAACTTGAAGGGATAGTCCCTCCAAGGGCATTGTCTTCCAGGACAAGTTGAGTTAAATGGGGCAAAGCTGTGATACTCTCAGGAATTGAACCGCTGATATGCTTCATTCCACTTATCACAATTACctcaagaaaatgaagattcCCAAGAGCAGGAGACAGTGTACCCTTCATGAACATCTCACTATTCTTCACTGGTCTTTGCAACTCCAAGCTTGTCACACGCCCTGTCGCACCACACGCCACGCCTTCCCAATCTCCGTTACAGCAATCCATCCCAGTCCACGACGCTAGAATATCCGTTGTGTCCTGCACAATTCTCGCCTTGATGCTCAACAATGAAGCTCTATCTTCCTCTGCACAAACCGGCGCCAccgtcgtcgtcgtcgtctcCGCAACCGACATAGCCAGCAAGACATCACAGAAGCAGAGAAAAAGCAATACCCATTTGAGAAACTGCATTTTTGAGAAGATGGGTTGTAATCAGATCCGACAATTCTGGTGAAaatcaataagaaaaagaaagaaggggaaaaaaaaggtgGAAAAAGTGATGGACAGACAAGgatttttattctattctttCACTTAGACAAGAAggaataatgatgaaaaagaagggttgttgataaaaatatacaaagcTTCAAAAAGAGGAGAGAATGAAGGAAGTATttatagagaagaagaagaagaagaataggaagaagaagaagaagaagaagaagaaggaagtgCTTTCCGGAGAAAGTGAAATGAAAGAGTGAGAAATTTGTAAATCAAAGTTTGAATATCAATAAGTTTAAAGAGATTCACAtgcatagtttttttttttttttatagccGTTTGATCACAAGGATCCCAATTGCATTTGAAAGTTGGAGCGCACTGTATTCAAATTCCTTTGCctttgaagagagaaaaaacaaaacaaacaaaattaaacctcaaaattaacttatcatacttaattttattgcccatcatttcattattttttccacTGAGTTTTTAGTGTTATTAACATTAACCTATATGGTTGATTAATTATGGATTATGTcgttaattatatcatttgtAAGTTGACCTTAATTTGGTTGggttatagttttttaaaatatctatcaattattataaatgtctatcaataaaatttaataatactatgatgatttaaaatgtattcatGAGTAGtaaatacttcaaatttaaagtttaaatctaatttcaatcctttaatcaattttttttatgctcCTAACAATGGCCCATGTTTGCATTAACTCagttatgtttttatttataatttatctaAATTGAGGTTCgttttaaacaataacatcatatagcaaaagaaaactatgaaacatcaataatttgaaaagactAAAATCAtcctatatttaaaaattgaaagacgaaccataaaattaactttttaaacatGCAGAGGATTAATGaatattttgctttcttttttatcaaaacaaaattttcatctcttttatattgttaatatattgatatagACATAGATTTTTCAACTAAGTAGCTAAAAACACTTTAGagttatttatgtatttaattgatttagcCTAAAGTCTGTGGTTGAATAACTTTTGGGAGAGATTTATTAATTGATGAAAACAGTCACAATCAtgatatcatttattaaaagcCATATACCAAAGTGTACCCAATTGGTTTGGTattgattaataaaaatagaacaCTTTCACCAACATAAATAGAGGCAAAAACATTGGACTTTGTGAAGTGGCCAatttgtatatacatataattatagattagggaatttaattaaaagtaacaaaacaTACTAATTATATTTCCATATTTTATGATCAAAATGTGTacaaattattacaataagtACCAAGAGAGAAAACTAccaaattcattaattttatatcatcCTTGCATTCcttcctttatatatatatatatatataagttaagtTTTTTTCGAATGATGGTATTCTCTtcgaaagaaagagaagtgatTTAAGAAGTGTTTAGAGATCGAGTTGGAATGCTATCAGGATTACTGAAAACCAGAAAAGTATTGAAATGATTGTCAAAtcgagaaaaataaaaataaaaagtgaaaacgtttaaatttaaacataaattttgaatgcaTTCCAATTATATTACGCcttaaattgtaatttttaatgcGTCGTAATTATCCTCCTATaagttaaaaagagaaaaaaagaacgtAAATGGTAATATATGAGAGTTATTGCATAATATGTATAAGGTGTAATGATGCTTTATAATGAGCTCTCCCATTAGAGTGAAAATTGAAGCATTAGTTGACTTAGTTGGCCAAGGCGGTGCTCTAAAAGTGCTTTCATATATTTGACCAATTCTATGTTATTAAAGTTCTCATTTTATAACACAAAATAACCATTCTTGTTATTGTTGATTAGAATGGGCCCGATCTATCGTGATGAAAATCATGAATGGAGTTTATCAACCTGTGAATCTCATTCACTTTCTAGTCTATTAATTGAGAGACGTAAATGGATTAAGAAATCTGATACGATCGAAATAAGGAAAATGTCAACAACTTCGTTTTCAAGAaggttttagaaatttttcaaacatttcaaTAGCTTAGTTAGATTTGCTATCATAGAAAAATGGTTTTATGTAGCAAGCAAAGATCACAATTTGAGTCACAAACCATAGCTTCTAACACACATTTCatcttttgaaaacttaaaagaacTAAGGTTTAAAATTTTCGTAGAAGTTTGCATAGCATGGTGAAAGAATAACCGATGATCGATGAATTTCACTATGTTCAACCATCAGTAGACATATGATTCATAATTAGAAAACGACATgctctttaaaaatattgtgaaaacttttacattattgttatatatatatatatatataagtgtaCTATTCACTCTCgtgaaattaaaaactatatagtttaattgacattgaaaatgtattatcTATTTCAAATGTACGTTAGTTAGACATTTAACTTCTTTTCATATtgtcaaaatatatatatatgaatgagGATATACATTATcaaatttagagtttaaaaaaatcttaaccGAACAAATTAAGTGATTaaccaattttgaattttaaagaaaaaacataatacaaaGAAATGGGAAAAATTGAACTCTAAAGACAAGAAAAAGCATGAGGTCctttgaaaatcatttgattgtttttactgtgaatatgaaaattaaacttataaaccCTTATTTTCTATACCTTTTACAAGTATTTCAGAGTCCAaaccaagttttgaaaaattgaaatttattattagaatACGATTAGAAATCCAATATTTAACTAAggaaagattgaaaaatatgattaaaaattgtgaaaaaacaatcataagtctaaaattcttttttaaatataaaaaaataaattaaaattttatcaaattttataaaattttaaatctattaatAGTAAACTTATATTAATATCTATTACTAATATAATCTTatattaatatctattattagAATCTTTAATATCTATTACTAATATAATCTTatattaatatctattattagaatctttttcatttacaatGATTCTCTAACTTACCAGATCATCACCccacaattattaaaaatagaatatttattttatagaaaaatattaagttaataaatattgttgcttcaattttgtcttttagtgattttgttttataagatgtaaataatttgtcaatttttttctatttaaaaaaaaccctcaATTTTTTTGCAGTTTATGTTAAATTCCTCTATCTGTCTAgccattttcaaatataataaaataaatcaaaatatttaagaactatagcaaaatatttacaaattatagtaaaatttgagATTCTATCCATAATAGAAATTGTCTATAAATGCAAttgatagaaatatatttgtgtctattattaatagaatctgaaattttgttatatatgataaaatatttagtcaaatttgctatttttgaaaatcattcggatatatatattaaaatgtgagtgataatttatgttttaagaaaaagagaatagtTTAGAAAGCGGTGATTGCGGGAAGGGAAAATAAAATGGTCCAATCAAAAATAGGATGTAATTTTAGAAAGTGAtcataattttgtaaaaggaaaaacaaaataatataaaatgtgaagaaaaaaaaaagaaaaaaaaagttgttaggTTAGAAATTCAACCGTTGAACAGTTTGAAAAGTCCTCTCCTTTtgcttttccattttctttcccttttttcttctcttttttaacattttaaattccaACTTCATCTAAATTTATTCACTAAAACATCACtaaacttttctcttttctcttttctctttctacaAAATACCCCATTTCCAAtctaattttacaaaaatatatatatatatatattgataattatatgacatttttaaaaaataaatttacaatctataacaaaattttgaattctatcatcgatctatcactatagcatatcaatgatataatttgctataaatggtaaatatttttgtaaaatttgttattcttttaaaattcttctaatatttattatacGAGTTATATAACTTGTATGTTTTGTtgataaatattacaaaagtTATATGAAAACATATAGAACATTctattttcattcaataatttttgtattgtcTACCAGATTATAAGTCCATCGACTGttaaattttggataattataatggatagcaaaatttatcgatgatagactaatatttaCTACATAATCTATTGGTAGATTTtgatagattttattatatttacaatattttaacaatattgctatatatttatttattttaaatctaattgttatGTTTGCAATTCCCCTTGtattaaattgattattagTCATAGAAATTATTTGTCCAAAATGTTAAtcaataatcaataaattaaatagagaaattatAATTGTGGTTCAATGATAGagtatgaaattgaaattaaattttatatactttgTCACCTCTAATCAAACATAAAGTTTGGTCCCTTTCTTCCTCTCACTTTCTTTTGCCCTTAAAAGTCACACTAAGAAGGATCTTTTTCAACATAGCGAAACTTACCAGAGTAAAGTTATATCACAAACGCATACAActaaatcataaatcataaaatcgACGATCTAAAATCAAAAAATTTAGGTAATTTTCCACTTACTATTATACAATAATAGGCAAGTAATTCTAgctattaaaatttattgttgtaatGAAAATGACTTGTCATTGTAAGAGATTGTCAATCGTTGTTGTGTCGTGAAAAACTCACGGCCTCGAAAGCAAAATACGACACAACCTAGGTATTAAATCGTATATGTAGTTGCTCTCCAAAGTTAGCACACAACATCCCAACTCAAAAGTGGATTCATCTAGAGAGAAAAACGTACCGAAAAGAACAacaaatgttcttttttttctcctcaaAACTAATAGTAAGATAggtttctaaaaacaaaatgaacacTTGAGTTTTAAGTGAGTTGTTGTTGATGTTTAATATGCATTGAAGACTTCATAGTTCATCTCTAAGAAACttgattaataaaaatggttttatatatttgtgacAGCTAGCTAATTATAAAGGTAGATAAGAtgcaaattaattatgatattaattaattaacaatatatagaAGCAAAGTAAAGCATATCttataattgaattgaattgaattaataatcttatttgtgtttgttaaAGTTTTTGCTTCATTTCCCAATAAAGCAGATTCAATAATGTAGCTGGATTTCTTACTCTAAtataaagtttcattatttcttaattataaaaatgaaatgtactCTCTAATAAGCTAAGGTAGGCCTTCCTTTATTGAGATGTTAACAACCTCCCTTTATCCTTTGGGATTcttactaaattaataatgtcACATTTCATATTAACTAATCTCCATTACTCAAAGTATAAAAAGCATTAAATGTCATCTTAAAGTATAACTTATAGATAATCAAcatataaccatttttttttccaaatttgaaGGTTTGAAACTTCATAATCATGTTTGTGGTaggaagagaggaaaaaaagaaactaaactaaaaatcaTTCATCACTCAACTTTTACAATTTGCTACGAGAGGTCTCAACGACCTAGTCGCAGGacatatgtatttttgtcgaagaagataaacaaatagaaaatactcaaattaattaaaaaaatattgtatttctttctaatttaaaaaaggtctttatttacaaaaaaaaaaaaaaaaaacaaagaagctATCTTTATTAACATCTTAAAAtggaattaattttaatagaatGTTTAAgatgaattaagaaaaaaatatttttctataataaatttttttaaaacacttttttggaaatgagtttaaaatttaaatatgtagtGTTGGTTAAActttttataagtgtttacgtgtgaatttgatttttaaaatttctccaaaatagattattttataaatgaatttttaaaaaatgcattattttaatttgtcaaacaCTACCATTCTttcgatattttttttaaaaaaaattaaacattttataatcTAAACCAAACACATCCTAAATTGATTGATATTTGTCGAGAAAAGTGGATAtcatgaaaattaagtttgacTAACATTGTACTcatagaagaaaaatgttttgacTAATGTTAATATACAATCACCAAAGTGATCAATAACAATtcacattattatatttttcaatcaacTGTTTAAATCTCTAATTCTATTAGTCAcaacagaaaattaaaagaaaagaaaaaaaaaagttttgtttagaATGGTGGAATATTCTTTAATGTGAACTTAAGAAACATATAAGAAAACTCATCTTCCATtttgaatcaattaattattgttaatagcttgaagtaattaattacttttgttaatcaaaatttcagaactataaaattgagaatttCTTTAGTGCAAGCAAGGTAATGAGAAATCTAGAAAATTTAACCTTCAGTCTTAAAAATGGAATACTTTGCTAATTATATtggaaccaaagaaaaagattaatatataaa encodes:
- the LOC101213849 gene encoding probable leucine-rich repeat receptor-like protein kinase At1g35710 translates to MQFLKWVLLFLCFCDVLLAMSVAETTTTTVAPVCAEEDRASLLSIKARIVQDTTDILASWTGMDCCNGDWEGVACGATGRVTSLELQRPVKNSEMFMKGTLSPALGNLHFLEVIVISGMKHISGSIPESITALPHLTQLVLEDNALGGTIPSSLGHLSSLQILSLSGNHLTGQIPPTIGNLNNLLQLNLARNSLSGPIPLTFKTFSSLQYFDLSSNKLSGAIPDHVGQFKNLTYIDLSNNQISGPIPISIFSLSKLLDLLLSNNKLTGTIPVQIEGLKSITTLSLSGNQLGGQIPASISKLQNLWNLNLSRNGLSDPLPTLLSSNIPSLLTIDLSYNNFIFETVPAWIRNKQLSEVHLAGCGLKGALPTFRKPDSITSIDFSDNHFIDRTSSFLTNMSSLQKLKLSNNQLKFNLAELKLPNVLSSLDLHSNQISGSLSNILNSKTSGFLEEIDVSKNQITGIIPELNSGLGLKVLNIGSNKITGHIPSSISNLGELLKLDISRNQIQGTIPMSIGSMVKLQWLDISINSLTGKIPNTLLAIGRLRHANFRANRLCGKIPQGRPFNVFPAAAYAHNLCLCGTPLPPCRESQESKKKTNQ